The genomic segment CAGCACCATGACACGTATAAAGTTAGTCTAGTATAGCACAATTTATGGCATCTCACTCATCAATGCACATCCGCAAAAGATTATTTTATACGCTTTCCAAAATACATATACAAATCAGCACGCAATGTTCCATTATAGAGTTTACGTTTCTTCGTTGCTTTTGTACCATAATGCTGCTCAAAAGCTACATCACTTGTCAAAATATACTTACTCCATGTTTGAAGCGGGGCAAAAGTTTCTCCCATTTCTGCGTAAAGTCGTGTGACACTCTCCTCATCATCAAGACGGACACCGTACGGTGGATTGGAGACGATTACTCCATCAAGCTTATCCGTCTGAAAATCTTGAAGTCGCATTTGTTTATATTCTATCACATCTGAAAGGCCTGCCGCAAGTGCATTGCGTTTCGCAATTTCAATCATTTTACCATCAATGTCCGTTCCTTGAATATCCAGCTCCAAATCACTTCTCACTTGCTTGCGAGCTTTCACACGTTCTGATTCTAAAATGTCATCCTCAAACCAAGGCCATGCTTCAAATGCAAAATTTCGATTCATTCCTGGTGCCATATTTAATGCCAACATTGCTGCCTCAATGGTGAAAGTTCCAGAACCACATGTTGGGTCAATAAAAGGTCGTTTGGTATTAGCTAACCAATTGGTTAATAAAATAATCGCAGCAGCCATATTTTCTTTTAGTGGTGCTTCACCCTTTTCCGTGCGATACCCTCGCTTAAACAAAGAATCTCCCGTTGTGTCAAGTAACACCGTTGCCACATCTTTGTGCAGAGCGATTTCAATAGAAAATTTAGCACCATTTTCGGGAATAGGTACACCTTCAGGACGATGATAAGTCTTTTGTAACTTCTTCACAATTGCTTTTTTGGTAATTCCTTGAACAGAAGGTTCATTATGCAATGTAGATTTAACTGATTTTGCTTTACTTACAGGAAATTGGCAACCAAAAGGGATTAATTCAGCCCAAGGAAGCGCATACACTCCTTCAAACAATTCATCAAAAGTTTGGGCTTTAAACTCTCCCACTACAATCTTCACTCTGTCTGCCGTGCGCAACCAAAGATTAGTCTTAGCAATGGTAGTCAAATCCCCTTTAAAAAATACACGTGACCGATCATCAATTGTCACATTTTCAACATCAAGTTGGCGCAATTCGCGAGCCACAAGACTCTCAAGTCCAGCCGCAGCTGTTGCCACTAATTTAAATTCTTTTTTCATTAATTTCTTCTTTTTCCTTATATGTTATATTGAATACTTCAAAAGTCTAGTTTTCCATTAATCAGCATCAGACTATAATAAAATCATTCTTGAACATCTTTAATTAAAAAAAGGCGAGGCTAAAAGCCCCAGCCTGTGTCATACAGTTTTCTATAAGCCATGTTTTGTTCCAGTCTAAAAGACCTTCGATAACCATCTGTCTGCCAAAATCCGAAGAAATCAGCCTCAACCACGCTTTCATTTCAGCTAGTTAAGTGCCCCGACCATAAGTTTGGGTTGCTCGCTTGAGGGGTTTACCACGTTCCATTCTTACGGTTTCCCGCAAGACTCGTCTCTATGGCACTTTTATAGGCTACTTTCACATATTTTTGAAAATCAAAAACTTAGTGATTTCGCCAGCCGTTAGGCATGACGCTCCTACCTAGGTTTATTGTTTAACCTAGCACAAACACTGCGTGCATCTCAGCAACGCGCGAGCATGGACTTTCCTCACGATTTTTAAAAAATCGCGCGATTATCCGAAAACTGTTATTCTATCGCAATTACACTGCCAAATGTTGTAACACAAGTGGAGCTATTGCTTCTGATTTCAGCACAAGATCTGCGCTAAAACACAAAAAAATTATTCTGAAAACCTATTTTTGTTCAATCCTATGATATTAATAAACCTAAGCATATCAGGCTAACTCAATAGGAATGGGCATAATATTTTTGATATTATCAGAACACATCAAACAAAGTTTGAACTAACGACAACGAATTGACTTTGCAGATTAAGCAAGCAAGTTAACACTTTGCATTTATGGCTTCATTTACTATGCGCGAAGCCATAATACCGAAAACTAGACACAACAAAAAAAGCACAGCAAAAACTAGTTAGTCATTATCATTTGCAATACCATTTGGACCAAATACAGCTTGTTCCAAACGATTAATACGTTTCAAAAGGTCAAAATTACTTGGGTTACGCAGTTCAGTTTTTGGCTTACTTACGCGTGATTGAAGGATTTGGCTTGGATCAAAGCGTTGCGTATCATCAAGATTCGCTTGATTTGGCTTAGATACTTGCATCTCCAATTCAGCAATTTTTTTCTTTAAAAATTCATTTTCTTCTTGTAAACGCAGAACTTCTGTTTGATAAGCTTCATAATCTGCGATAATATCATCAAGGAGTTCATCAACTTCCTCTTTATCATATCCACGCATTTTGGTTGAGAAGTCTGCTTCATAAATATCTTTGGGAGTAAATTTAAATGTTGGCATTTTTACCTCTTTATCATCATTATAAAATGTCCGTTACTAATCATACCAGATTTTCACACTTTTTTCAAGGTCAATTTGATTAAAGTGATATCAAACAGATAGGCTTTATCTGCAACACTTGTCTTAACAGCAAAATCTAGTTGAATCAATTCCAACAAACTTTTCTTTAAAAAATCCGAAGAAAGTTTTCTTACGAGTTGATTAGCAAGTTTTACAGGATAAGGATGTATTTTCAAGAAACTCACCTGTTGTTGTTCTTGCCATCGTTTTTCTTGCATTAATTTTACTTGAAGATAAAGACGATACGAATTAGTTAAAATTGCCAATATCTTAATCAAATCTTCTCCTTGCAAAGTTAAATCGTGGACTAGTTCACGAGCTTCATCAATTTTCCCTTTAAAAATTAAATCTGTTAGAGCAAATATATTATCTTGTAAAGATTTAGGGACAACTTTCTCTACATCATCAGTCGTTACTTCACGTCCTAAAGCATAAGTTTGTACCAAATCAATATTTTGCTTCATAATTGAAAAGTTATCATTTGATTTTTCAGCAATTTTTTCAAGTACATTTTTTTTCAGTAGAGTGACTTGACCAAAATACTGGATAAGTTCTGAAGTTTTTAATTCTGTGGCTTCTAGTAGGTAGGCTTGTGATTTAAGTTTTTTTACAACTTTTAATCGACTATCCAACTTACCATGCAAAATCAGAACGAGCTGAGTTGTGCTAGAGGGATTTTCAAGGAAATTTTCAAAGCGTTTGAGCTGTTTTTCATCCAATACACTTTTCTTTACAGTCGTTAGATTAACTAGATTCTCTAAGATAACAAGTCTTGAATCTGAAAAAAACGGAAAAGATTCAAGTTCTTCCAGAGCGAGATTAGCATTTGTAGTTGTCAAATCATAATATGCTTGACTTAAATCTGTTGGTTCAAAATTGACAAAATCTAAAATCTGACCTTTCAACTCTTGTACCATATCGTCTGCCTCACCAAAAATAACTAAAATTTGTGGTAAGCCTTCATTTTTTATTTTTTCAAATTCATTAAATACACTCATGGATTAGTCACCTTTTTTAAAAGTAGTCCTAAGACAGCAACTAGTGCAAGAATTACAATTAATATAATTCCAATAAAGGCACCACCCCTACCGACAGTTCCTAAAAAGCCCCCTGCTCGCGCATTTCTAATAAGCTCATTATCTGGAACTGCAACTCGCTCCTCAGCACTTTTGTACTTTTCACTTGGATCAAACTGAGCATAACCGAAACCGACGAAACCTTCATCCTCAGTAAATTTGTGTCCTTTTATTGCATCATCCCAAGTAACCGCATGGACTTCTCTCACTCCAGGAACAACAGAAGATGACATTACAAATTTATTTTCTCGTAATTTCTGCGAAAGTTTTAGAACTTCGTGATTCATCCCTCCACGGATAAATCCTTCTTCGTTATGATTCTCAAAAAAATCTAAACGCATTGCCAACTGTCCTAGTATTTCATCAACAGGTCCTTTTCGCTCCAACAACACTAAGCTATAAGCAAGTATTTTCTTTTCCGTAGAGGACAAAAGTTTATCTTGTGACTGAAAAACCTCATAAACCTCTTGCATCAAATCCATCTGAAAGGTATGGTTCTCGCTTTCATTCATCATTATCTAACATCTCTCCATCTGGACTGACAAGCACTTTACGCGGTGTTGTCCCTTTAGCAGGTCCTACAACTCCTTGTGCTTCCAGCTCATTCATCAGATCAGACGCACGATTGAAGCCAACTTTTAATGCACGTTGAAGCTGTGCTGTTGAGGCTTTTTGGGCAATGATTACCATATTTCTTGCTTCTTCAAAAAGAGGATCTCCTGAGCCTGTATTAGAAGCTGAATTTCCGGTCGAACTTTCATCAACATCTCCTGGATCAAAGCTCTCATCATACTGCGCTTCCGACTGTGCTTTGATGAAGTCAACGACAGCTTCAACATCAGCATCAGATAGGAAAGCACCTTGCAAACGAATAGGGTGATTCTCATCAATTGGTTTGAAAAGCATATCTCCACGTCCAAGCAGTTTTTCGGCACCATTTGCGTCTAAAATTGTTCGTGAATCTGTTCCTGAAGAAACCGCAAAAGCCACTCGTGATGGAACATTTGCCTTAATTAAACCGCTGATGACATCCACAGAAGGGCGTTGTGTCGCAAGGATCATGTGAATTCCTGCTGCCCGCGCCTTTTGTCCTAGACGAATAATCGCATCTTCAACTTCTTTGCTCGCCACCATCATCAAATCTGCCAGTTCATCTACAATGACCACAATCAAAGGAAGTTCAAGCATTTTATTCTCAGACTCAGCGTTGTATTTTTGAACCTTTTCATTGTAACCTGCAATATTTCGAACACCATACTGGCTGAAAAGTTCATAACGATTTTCCATTTCATCGACTACTTTTTGAAGCGCTCGTGAGGCTTTTCTAGGATTGGTAACAACTGGTATCAAAAGATGAGGAATATCATTATAAACAGAAAGTTCAACCATCTTTGGATCAACCATCAAAAACTTAACTTGACTTGGCAATGCCTTCATCAATATTGAGGTAATAATCCCGTTGACAGCTACTGATTTTCCCGAACCTGTTGACCCTGCAATGAGTAAATGAGGCATTCTTGTCAAGTCGAAAATACGCATACCACCGTCTAATGATTTTCCAAGTGGAATCTCCAAGAGCTTGTTGGGATTGGTTTTGCCACCTTCCCACATTTCTCTGAAGCCTACGGTTGCGACTTCAGCATTAGGAATTTCAACACCAACTAATGATTTCCCAGGAATTGGTGCTTCAATCCGGACGTCTTTGGCTGCTAGAGCGAGGGCAAGGTCGTCAGACAGATTGACAATCCGTGATACTTTTGTCCCTGTTGCCAATTTGATTTCATATTTTGTGATGGAAGGGCCAACCACTGCTGATTCTACCGTGGCTGCAATACCAAATGATTT from the Lactococcus allomyrinae genome contains:
- a CDS encoding THUMP domain-containing class I SAM-dependent RNA methyltransferase: MKKEFKLVATAAAGLESLVARELRQLDVENVTIDDRSRVFFKGDLTTIAKTNLWLRTADRVKIVVGEFKAQTFDELFEGVYALPWAELIPFGCQFPVSKAKSVKSTLHNEPSVQGITKKAIVKKLQKTYHRPEGVPIPENGAKFSIEIALHKDVATVLLDTTGDSLFKRGYRTEKGEAPLKENMAAAIILLTNWLANTKRPFIDPTCGSGTFTIEAAMLALNMAPGMNRNFAFEAWPWFEDDILESERVKARKQVRSDLELDIQGTDIDGKMIEIAKRNALAAGLSDVIEYKQMRLQDFQTDKLDGVIVSNPPYGVRLDDEESVTRLYAEMGETFAPLQTWSKYILTSDVAFEQHYGTKATKKRKLYNGTLRADLYMYFGKRIK
- the gpsB gene encoding cell division regulator GpsB — translated: MPTFKFTPKDIYEADFSTKMRGYDKEEVDELLDDIIADYEAYQTEVLRLQEENEFLKKKIAELEMQVSKPNQANLDDTQRFDPSQILQSRVSKPKTELRNPSNFDLLKRINRLEQAVFGPNGIANDND
- the holA gene encoding DNA polymerase III subunit delta produces the protein MSVFNEFEKIKNEGLPQILVIFGEADDMVQELKGQILDFVNFEPTDLSQAYYDLTTTNANLALEELESFPFFSDSRLVILENLVNLTTVKKSVLDEKQLKRFENFLENPSSTTQLVLILHGKLDSRLKVVKKLKSQAYLLEATELKTSELIQYFGQVTLLKKNVLEKIAEKSNDNFSIMKQNIDLVQTYALGREVTTDDVEKVVPKSLQDNIFALTDLIFKGKIDEARELVHDLTLQGEDLIKILAILTNSYRLYLQVKLMQEKRWQEQQQVSFLKIHPYPVKLANQLVRKLSSDFLKKSLLELIQLDFAVKTSVADKAYLFDITLIKLTLKKV
- a CDS encoding DNA translocase FtsK — protein: MPVKKKTTRRTTKKEQQKKAATRRMIIFFVGLILILFALFRLGIVGVLFYNITRLFVGSLAILFLILLAFTMIISVFRKQIFRENQRLIPAGILFFIGLMLIFQIKLAKDFGQTLSLVMNDLMSGKVTHFVGSGIIGAAIFSPSKALFSVVGVYIIAVILWLIAIYLLIPGLFPKMRTALHGRIAKWKVKHAEKQEAKKAAKALENLETEKQLEIEPDMAYPEEANSTEIPINIPDFEDDTVPDFDEEVPEEAVNFSPTHYQGNYKLPTIDLLAEIPVKNQSGERENVRKNIRILEETFKSFGIAATVESAVVGPSITKYEIKLATGTKVSRIVNLSDDLALALAAKDVRIEAPIPGKSLVGVEIPNAEVATVGFREMWEGGKTNPNKLLEIPLGKSLDGGMRIFDLTRMPHLLIAGSTGSGKSVAVNGIITSILMKALPSQVKFLMVDPKMVELSVYNDIPHLLIPVVTNPRKASRALQKVVDEMENRYELFSQYGVRNIAGYNEKVQKYNAESENKMLELPLIVVIVDELADLMMVASKEVEDAIIRLGQKARAAGIHMILATQRPSVDVISGLIKANVPSRVAFAVSSGTDSRTILDANGAEKLLGRGDMLFKPIDENHPIRLQGAFLSDADVEAVVDFIKAQSEAQYDESFDPGDVDESSTGNSASNTGSGDPLFEEARNMVIIAQKASTAQLQRALKVGFNRASDLMNELEAQGVVGPAKGTTPRKVLVSPDGEMLDNDE